GCGCAGGGCGAGGGCCGCGCGGACCAGGCTGGCGAAGCGGCAGCGCTCCGGCCGGCCCCGGTCCGCCGCCGCGCATCCGGTCCGTCACCATGCGGCTCGTCAGCGTCCGGGTGCTGGAGGCACCGGGCACCCCGAGCCGGTAGCCGACTGCGGCCACGGCTGCGGTGCGCAGCACCTGGCCGATGAACGTGCGCGGGGAGTGCCCCAGGGTCATGCGGTTCATCCAGCCCGGGATCTTCAGCATGATCAGCAGCAGGGCTGTGCCGACGAGGAAGTCGGTGATACCGCTCGCGGTGGGGAAGACCAGGATCGCGGCATGGCGGTTGCTGAAGACCTGCAGCATCAGCATGAACGTCAGGGTCTGGAGAATCTGCGTACTGAGCACCGCGCCCATGGCCCGCCACCACAGCCGGGCGCACCCGTCGATCCCCGGCAGTGCGTGAGTAGCCAGCATGAGCGGCGCGAGCAGCGTCAACAGCATCAGCCCGACGATCCGTGCGGCGCACGTCACCAGCACGGCGAGAGCGAGCACACAGATCACGAGCGCGAAGATCGCCATGACGATCTGGGTGAGTCCGTCGGGCATCAGGATCAGACCGATAATCACCTGGACGACTTGGTCGCCGATCCCGGCCGGGTCCAGCGGCTGGTTCCACAGCGCACCGGCCAGTGCGCCGGTGAACTCCACGGCCAGCCCGATCACCGGCAGCGAGAGGTTCGACGCGATCATGCCGGCCACGAGCCGGGGCACGATCTGCCCGGCGGTGTACCGGGTCTGGACCGTGCCGTAGCCGAGGACCAGCAGGCCGCCGAAGAGCACGTAGAGGACGTAGAAGGAGTCGGCGAGCACCGCATTGGCCTGCCACAGCTGCGCGATCCGCCCGCTGGTGAGAGTCGGCTCGGTAAGCAGCGCCACGCTGAACAGGCCCATGACCGGGGCGAGGGCGGCCTGCGCCAGGTCGCCGATCCACGTGTTGATGGCCTGCTCGATCTGCCCGGGGATGTCCCACCAGGACGGCCCCGATCCCAGCGGGTTCGCGTTCGGGATCTGCTGGGGCTTGCCCAGGTTGGGTGCGACCGGGCGGCAGTTGCCCGGCGTTCCGGCCTTCGGATAGTCCGGCGACGGAGACGCACCGGCCGCCGGGTCCGGCAGCGGCTTGCCGTCTTTCGTCGGACCGGCCGAAGGGATCGGACAGCCGTGCGCGTCGGACGAGTTCGAGGGCTTCGCTGCCGGAGCCGGAGTGCCCGCGGCGGGCGCGGACGTGGATGCGGGCGGGGGCGGGGCGGGCAGCGCGTCGGCGCGCGCGAGGCTCGGAGCGAGTACCGCGCACACCACGGCGCCGACCAGTAGACCGCGAGTCGACCGCCTGATTGGGCCACGGATGCTGGGGGGCGCGCCCATCAGCTTGCCCCCACGACCGTCTTGAGCAGGGCCACCAGCGCGGGAGCGAGGACTGCGATCAGGTAGCCGAACGCGGCCTCTTTATAGGCGCGTTTGGCGGCGGAGACCTCTCCGGGGTCGCCGGCCGACAGCAGGTGCCGCAGTCCGCCGATTGTCAGCGACAGCGTGGCGGCGCCGGCCAGGAGCCCGGCGACCACGTTGGTGATGTTGGTGATGACCTGCGGAATCGAGGCGACCGCGAGCACGGTCGGCTCCGGGGTGGAAGTGGCGGACAGCAGCACGGGACAGGCTCCTTCCACGATCGAAGAGAAGCTGCGTGGGGGTATCCGTCCGGCCGCCATCGCGGGCCGCTCCTCGAGGGAGGCGGGCGGGTCCGCTTGCTTGCGGGTCGCGGATGGCTGGGTCGTGCCGACCGCAGGCCCCTGCGGGAGGCGAGCCTCGCTGATCGCGGCCGGACGGATACCTTCAGGCGCTTTGTTCCGCGCCTTCGTAGTAGAAGAAGAACGGCGCCCGGACGCTGTAACAGCGCCGGGCGCCGACCCGGGAAAGAATGATCATCACGCTTCTGTGGTGCGGCTTGCTGTGAACCGGGCAGGTCCGGGCTGCGCGTGCCCGAGCGCACGGGCGACCTTGCACTCGGCCGCGCGCAGCGCCCTGGTCGTCTGCATCGGATACCACCCGCGCTCGGCCCCCAGCCGCCGCAGCGTCACGCCCTCGATGCGGTGGCGCCCGATCAGATCCGCCTCGTCCGCCGTGATCACGCCGCGAGCCACCAGCCGCGCGAGCGCGAGATCCGGGTGGTTCACCCCGCGCCCGACCGAACCCGGCTCCGGAAGATGCTCCTCGCGCTCGGTCTCGGCGGGCCGGCGCTTGCACGCGGCCGTGCGCTGGTCGACCACCTTCTGCCCGGCCGCCTGCGCCCGACGCAACAGCTGATGCACGACCAGCCCGCGCCCGGGCTCCGGGACCAGCGTCAGCAGCGCCTCCGCGAACGCGCCGAGCACCGCCGTGGCGATCTCCTCGCGCAGCTCGACGTACACCCGTCCCGCGGTACGCGCGGCGATCTGCGCCAAGCGCGGCGCAGTAACCCCGAGCGCCACCAGCTGCCAGTCCACATCCCGCCGGGCCCGGTCGATCAGCACCTCCCACACCGCGTCCAACTCCGCCCCGGCGCGCTCGGAGCTGACAAGAAACCGGTGGAGCTCCGCGACCGGCACACTCACCTGCGCACCGACGGGAACATCGCACAGACGCCCGCGCTCGATCACCGACAGCGCGGCTGCGTGGGCGGCGGCGATCTGCGGATACGCCGACCCGGCAGCCAGCCGATACGCACGGCCCGCCAGTGCCGGCGCGGTACGCGGCCGGGTGCAAAGGCTCGAGGCCTGCACGGTCCGACCGGGGCGGGAGAGGCGGTCGCAGGAGACGGTGGGAAAGTTCGTGTCCACAGGGGTGGCCTTCCTGTCCGAAGAACGAGGCCAGGGGCGGTGTGCCTCCGGCGAGGACAGTTCTCGGCCACCGCATGTGCAGACCGTGTGCAAAACCCTGCGACTTCGAGCCCTGAGGCCAATGTGCGGCCATGTGCGGACCCGGGCGCACGGG
This genomic window from Actinospica robiniae DSM 44927 contains:
- a CDS encoding pilin, encoding MLLSATSTPEPTVLAVASIPQVITNITNVVAGLLAGAATLSLTIGGLRHLLSAGDPGEVSAAKRAYKEAAFGYLIAVLAPALVALLKTVVGAS